A genomic window from Leptospiraceae bacterium includes:
- a CDS encoding sugar kinase: MKGNQTVVIVRPKTALDEITARFGVARQAEFYMKQNKANFFGKLSGSITSKREESRKKIGSGEFQDLKKEKDNITLTIEAIQASLDSVIKTKVIERDFLPSYMFSDSDIVIVVGQDGLVANTAKYTAGLPLIGVNPDPERYDGVLLPFQLSTCKNAVLQVLENRHRFREVSMALVEMNDGQTLYGFNDVFIGPRSHTSARYSITFRDSSENHSSSGIIISTGAGSTGWLSSMFNMAKGICQAFPGTGKNHLSLDFDCRLNWDAEELRFIVREPFISRTSEASLIAGSILKGEKLILESNMSNNGVIFSDGIDSDFIQFNSGSIATISLAPQKAKLVII; this comes from the coding sequence TTGAAAGGTAATCAAACTGTAGTAATTGTTCGCCCAAAAACGGCTCTGGACGAAATAACAGCACGTTTTGGTGTGGCAAGACAGGCCGAATTTTACATGAAGCAAAATAAGGCAAATTTCTTTGGTAAACTTTCAGGCTCCATCACAAGTAAAAGAGAAGAATCCAGAAAGAAAATTGGTTCAGGTGAATTTCAAGATTTAAAAAAAGAAAAAGATAATATAACTCTTACTATCGAAGCCATTCAGGCTTCTCTTGATTCGGTTATAAAAACCAAGGTTATAGAAAGAGATTTCTTACCCTCTTATATGTTCTCAGATTCAGATATTGTGATTGTAGTGGGTCAGGATGGCCTCGTTGCCAATACTGCAAAGTATACAGCCGGTCTCCCTCTTATCGGGGTAAATCCGGATCCGGAACGTTATGATGGTGTACTTCTTCCGTTTCAATTAAGTACCTGTAAAAATGCAGTCTTGCAAGTGTTGGAAAACCGTCATCGTTTCCGAGAAGTAAGTATGGCACTGGTCGAAATGAATGATGGACAAACATTATATGGTTTTAATGATGTTTTCATAGGTCCAAGGTCCCATACTTCCGCCCGTTATAGTATTACATTCAGAGATAGTTCAGAAAATCACTCTTCCAGCGGAATTATTATATCTACCGGGGCCGGCTCTACAGGTTGGCTAAGTTCTATGTTCAATATGGCAAAAGGGATTTGTCAGGCATTTCCCGGTACGGGAAAAAATCATCTCTCTCTTGATTTTGACTGTCGTTTAAATTGGGATGCAGAAGAATTACGTTTTATTGTGCGAGAACCTTTTATTAGCCGAACCTCAGAAGCCAGCTTAATCGCAGGCTCCATTTTAAAAGGTGAAAAACTGATTTTAGAATCTAACATGTCCAATAATGGAGTCATATTTAGTGATGGAATTGATTCTGATTTCATTCAATTCAACTCGGGTTCTATCGCCACTATTTCTCTTGCTCCTCAAAAAGCCAAACTGGTGATTATTTAG
- a CDS encoding STAS domain-containing protein: MPIFGTRHTEEEIKEGEFFIPQVMNADSLAEIYKKLDALPAGRAADIHLNFEKCKRIEASGVKALVELDKKITEAGKKIYIYNVQSTPYKALKLTGKFEHLTYPHRGDK; encoded by the coding sequence ATGCCTATATTTGGAACCAGACATACAGAAGAAGAAATCAAAGAAGGGGAATTTTTTATTCCCCAGGTGATGAATGCAGACTCTCTTGCTGAGATTTATAAGAAGTTAGATGCTCTACCTGCGGGAAGAGCAGCTGATATTCATCTTAACTTTGAAAAGTGTAAAAGGATTGAAGCTTCCGGGGTAAAAGCCCTGGTGGAATTGGACAAGAAAATTACCGAAGCCGGTAAGAAAATCTATATTTACAATGTTCAATCAACACCTTATAAAGCTTTAAAGCTAACCGGAAAATTCGAACACCTGACCTATCCACATCGTGGAGATAAGTAA
- a CDS encoding adenylate/guanylate cyclase domain-containing protein, protein MKKTKNKQFYERITKIEIPRAIQILNFERLKIFSGILSLIGIVLILVDYLMGIDLKKEAFLYLHASHWYFFLVCIIFYLICRKIRFKRYGNILLTIFSFFMAFNGSFVAGVPDTLLGRGVMAYNITLLAIAAITYIDLISSIALYIFAYSSFLSLLLVFQEDKNILAGNLINSTIITILAFLYSQVNLRNRKREINQSIIIREQSKEIENLLNNILPENIASEIRNNGKSAPKYIEDACIGFIDFVSFSKIAATVEPSYIVNKLNSFFTEFDTIIQSYGLEKLKTIGDGYMFAGGLFTEQNQEKEMVMASLDILRYIQSIEKINQEKHKWQIRIGIHSGPVVAGVIGDWRFIYDVWGDTVNVASRLESASEPNKINVSKKVYLELLKDFDFHYRGSLPVKNMEPIEMYYLINSK, encoded by the coding sequence ATGAAAAAAACAAAAAATAAACAATTCTACGAAAGAATCACAAAGATAGAAATTCCCAGGGCCATTCAAATTTTAAATTTTGAACGATTAAAAATATTTTCGGGAATTTTAAGTCTCATAGGAATCGTACTTATCCTGGTAGATTATCTTATGGGAATAGATTTAAAAAAAGAAGCATTTCTATATCTGCATGCAAGTCACTGGTATTTCTTCCTGGTCTGCATTATATTCTATCTTATCTGTAGAAAAATACGATTTAAAAGATATGGTAATATTCTACTGACGATTTTTTCCTTTTTCATGGCCTTTAATGGTTCTTTTGTAGCCGGTGTTCCCGATACACTTTTAGGTCGAGGAGTTATGGCTTATAATATCACTCTTCTTGCAATAGCTGCCATTACCTATATAGATCTTATCTCCTCTATTGCTTTATATATCTTTGCTTATAGTAGTTTCTTAAGTCTTTTACTTGTTTTCCAGGAAGATAAAAATATTCTTGCGGGTAATTTAATTAATAGTACAATTATTACTATTCTTGCGTTTCTTTATTCACAGGTAAATTTAAGGAATCGAAAAAGAGAGATCAATCAAAGTATTATTATTCGTGAACAAAGTAAAGAAATCGAAAACCTTTTAAACAATATTCTTCCGGAAAATATCGCTTCTGAAATAAGAAACAATGGTAAATCAGCTCCAAAATATATAGAAGATGCCTGTATAGGCTTTATAGATTTTGTATCTTTCAGTAAAATAGCCGCTACTGTAGAGCCTTCTTATATAGTAAATAAGTTAAATTCTTTTTTTACCGAATTTGATACAATTATCCAGTCTTACGGACTGGAAAAATTAAAAACGATTGGTGATGGATACATGTTTGCCGGTGGCTTATTTACAGAACAAAACCAGGAAAAAGAAATGGTAATGGCTTCACTGGATATACTAAGATATATACAAAGTATAGAAAAAATTAACCAGGAAAAGCATAAGTGGCAAATCCGAATAGGGATTCATTCCGGTCCTGTAGTAGCTGGAGTTATCGGAGATTGGCGTTTTATCTATGATGTTTGGGGAGATACAGTCAATGTGGCTTCTCGCCTCGAATCAGCATCAGAACCAAATAAAATTAATGTATCTAAAAAAGTATATCTTGAGCTTTTGAAAGACTTTGACTTTCATTATAGGGGTAGCCTGCCGGTAAAAAATATGGAACCCATTGAAATGTATTATCTCATTAACTCAAAATAG
- the adhE gene encoding bifunctional acetaldehyde-CoA/alcohol dehydrogenase, translated as MSRETQDKKQSEENTETKNPTENKKQSVEERHAYLDKMVEKSKEAAALFLQYSQDEVDKITREIVRAGIANAHELAEMAVMETEMGIIEDKIMKNMVSTEFVWDYIKHEKTVGVLKEYPKQNLMEVAEPHGVIFSLTPVTNPTSTTMFKCIMALKTRNVLIFSAHNRAEKCSARAAQIMYEAALRVGAPENCIQWIEKPSLEDVDYLFHHTDVKLIDATGGTSMVKAAYASGKPALGVGAGNTPVYIEKTGDVEMAVVDILTSKYFDNGVICASESTMIVDAEIYDFVLDRFRHYGAHICSDEQSKLIETKVFHKGNPKPSMIGKPAAYIADKCGFEVPPGTKILITPINAIGKEHPLSSEKLFPVLSIFEAKNTQEALNACLDVNYHGGTGHTASVFSQNEAVIREFADKINAGRIVVNSPSSIGALGGVYNDLIPTFSFGCGTGGGNITMDNINVKHYLNIKKVAKRTTASMWFRVPNEIYFNQHSVEALRTIRSNTTIIITTPGHIQRGQVEMVKAQLQQVQVVQVYTDTDPEPPFSQVLRGVEMLKRFKPDTVIALGGGSVLDIAKAIRFFYEHPDFDHRELNIAFLDPRKRVVEFPEDKPKVKLIAIPTTSGTGSEVTPIAVITDDATHTKISMVDYSLVPDMAIVDPNFTISTPADVTADTGFDALTHAIEAMVSSVSNDFTDGLALQTVISVFNHLEKCYKNGNDMEERQRLHNAATMAGMAISNAFVGVNHSLSHAVGATFGVSHGRANAIFLPYVIRYNASTPTKFTPSPNVKTYRADKKFAYIADMTRLSGTAKTVEDKVEALIKAVRELQKKCDIQSSFAEYGINEQEYISKLPQMIKIAMMDPSGRSNPRMPMIEEMKDILLEAYYGDKMKKK; from the coding sequence ATGTCCAGAGAAACTCAAGACAAGAAGCAAAGCGAAGAAAACACAGAAACGAAAAACCCAACCGAAAATAAAAAGCAGAGTGTAGAAGAAAGACATGCCTATCTGGACAAAATGGTAGAAAAGTCAAAAGAAGCCGCTGCACTTTTCCTGCAATACAGTCAGGATGAAGTTGATAAGATCACCAGAGAAATCGTACGTGCCGGGATTGCCAATGCTCATGAGCTGGCAGAAATGGCCGTAATGGAAACCGAAATGGGGATCATTGAAGATAAGATCATGAAAAATATGGTTTCAACAGAATTTGTTTGGGACTATATTAAGCATGAGAAAACCGTTGGTGTTTTAAAAGAATATCCAAAGCAAAATCTAATGGAAGTTGCTGAGCCTCATGGAGTTATTTTTTCCTTAACACCTGTTACAAACCCAACCTCCACCACCATGTTCAAATGTATCATGGCACTAAAAACACGTAATGTTCTCATTTTTTCAGCTCATAACAGAGCCGAGAAGTGTTCAGCCAGAGCGGCCCAAATTATGTATGAAGCAGCTCTTCGTGTAGGAGCTCCGGAAAATTGTATTCAGTGGATAGAAAAACCTTCTCTTGAAGATGTGGATTATCTTTTCCATCATACGGATGTGAAACTTATTGATGCAACCGGTGGAACCAGCATGGTAAAAGCAGCCTATGCTTCCGGAAAACCAGCCCTGGGCGTGGGAGCCGGAAATACTCCAGTTTATATTGAAAAAACCGGAGATGTAGAAATGGCTGTTGTAGATATCTTAACTTCCAAGTATTTCGATAATGGTGTTATCTGTGCATCAGAATCTACAATGATTGTTGATGCTGAGATTTATGACTTTGTTCTGGATAGATTCCGTCATTATGGTGCTCATATATGTAGTGATGAGCAAAGTAAACTTATCGAAACAAAAGTGTTCCATAAAGGAAATCCGAAGCCTTCTATGATAGGAAAACCGGCTGCCTATATAGCAGATAAATGTGGTTTTGAAGTTCCACCCGGAACAAAAATCCTGATTACCCCTATCAATGCTATTGGCAAAGAACATCCGTTGTCCAGTGAAAAACTCTTCCCGGTTCTAAGTATCTTTGAAGCAAAAAATACCCAGGAAGCCCTGAATGCCTGTCTCGATGTCAATTATCACGGTGGAACAGGACACACAGCTTCTGTTTTTTCTCAGAATGAAGCTGTTATTCGTGAATTTGCAGACAAGATAAATGCAGGAAGGATTGTGGTCAATTCTCCTTCTTCCATCGGCGCTCTCGGTGGGGTTTATAATGACCTTATCCCTACGTTTTCCTTCGGTTGCGGAACAGGCGGAGGAAATATCACCATGGATAACATTAATGTAAAACACTATTTGAACATCAAAAAAGTAGCTAAAAGGACTACCGCCAGCATGTGGTTTAGAGTTCCCAACGAAATTTATTTTAACCAACACAGCGTAGAAGCCCTGCGTACAATACGTTCCAATACAACTATCATCATCACAACTCCGGGTCATATTCAAAGGGGCCAGGTAGAAATGGTAAAAGCCCAGCTTCAGCAGGTTCAGGTTGTTCAGGTTTACACCGACACAGATCCGGAACCTCCATTTAGCCAGGTATTACGTGGTGTTGAAATGTTAAAGCGTTTCAAACCTGACACTGTTATTGCTCTTGGTGGTGGTTCAGTTCTGGATATTGCTAAAGCGATTCGATTCTTCTATGAGCACCCTGATTTCGATCACAGAGAACTAAATATAGCTTTCTTAGATCCAAGAAAACGTGTGGTAGAATTCCCTGAGGATAAACCCAAGGTGAAGTTAATCGCAATTCCAACAACTTCCGGTACTGGTTCTGAGGTAACACCTATAGCCGTTATCACCGATGATGCAACCCATACTAAAATTTCTATGGTTGACTATAGCCTCGTTCCGGACATGGCCATTGTAGATCCAAATTTTACAATTTCTACTCCGGCTGATGTAACAGCTGATACAGGTTTCGATGCCCTCACTCATGCAATTGAGGCTATGGTATCAAGTGTTAGCAACGATTTCACTGACGGCCTGGCTCTCCAAACAGTTATATCCGTCTTTAATCATTTAGAAAAATGTTATAAAAATGGAAATGACATGGAAGAAAGACAGAGACTCCATAATGCAGCTACTATGGCTGGTATGGCTATCTCCAACGCTTTCGTAGGGGTAAATCACTCCTTATCTCATGCTGTGGGAGCTACTTTTGGTGTAAGTCATGGTAGAGCAAACGCAATCTTCTTGCCTTATGTGATTCGTTACAATGCCAGCACTCCTACCAAATTCACTCCGAGTCCGAATGTAAAAACCTATAGAGCGGATAAAAAGTTTGCTTATATCGCCGACATGACAAGGCTATCCGGTACAGCTAAAACTGTAGAAGATAAGGTGGAAGCCCTGATTAAAGCGGTACGAGAACTTCAGAAAAAATGTGATATTCAGTCCAGCTTCGCCGAATACGGTATTAATGAGCAGGAATATATCTCAAAACTTCCGCAGATGATTAAAATTGCTATGATGGATCCTTCCGGAAGAAGTAACCCGAGAATGCCTATGATTGAAGAAATGAAAGATATTCTCCTGGAAGCCTACTATGGCGATAAAATGAAGAAGAAGTAA
- a CDS encoding membrane protease subunit, stomatin/prohibitin: MFGIRYIKFSAMNYVIHYKSGRIKKEGKGLSFFYYAPNSSIISIPLGSNDVPFIFTEMTKDFQTITVQGIIAFQVEKPLKLAENLDFTVDQGGSYENDNMEVLHQRLINQAQTASVSFYHGMVLKEALRSAQQLEQKLNDDLVNSNMMEMLGIKILGITITEIRPSPEMGKALEAETREALQQDADEAIYKRRNFAVEQERKIRESELNTEIAVEEKKKQITEKKMEGEILKQENEKKLRVMKMEADISIEEQKQKLMDLKASNEKKNADIRNYSVKAELEPFKNLDWKTIMAMQSSGKDTGLNIALAFRELAEKSEKINNLNISPELLDSLARWDSKTNK; the protein is encoded by the coding sequence ATGTTTGGAATTCGTTATATTAAGTTCAGTGCAATGAATTATGTTATCCATTATAAAAGTGGAAGAATCAAGAAAGAAGGAAAAGGACTCTCTTTTTTTTATTACGCTCCAAATTCCTCTATTATCTCAATTCCTCTGGGAAGTAATGATGTTCCTTTCATTTTTACTGAAATGACGAAAGACTTTCAAACGATAACGGTTCAGGGTATCATTGCTTTCCAGGTAGAAAAACCTCTTAAACTGGCTGAAAATCTTGACTTCACAGTCGATCAGGGAGGAAGCTATGAAAATGATAATATGGAAGTTCTTCATCAAAGATTGATTAATCAAGCTCAAACCGCTTCTGTCTCTTTTTATCATGGCATGGTTCTAAAAGAGGCTTTACGGAGTGCTCAACAACTGGAACAAAAACTAAATGATGATCTGGTCAACTCAAATATGATGGAGATGTTAGGAATTAAAATATTAGGAATTACGATTACCGAAATTCGCCCTTCTCCGGAAATGGGAAAAGCCCTCGAAGCAGAAACCAGAGAAGCCCTGCAACAGGATGCAGATGAAGCCATTTATAAACGTAGAAATTTTGCGGTAGAGCAAGAAAGAAAAATTCGGGAAAGTGAGTTAAACACCGAAATAGCCGTTGAGGAAAAGAAAAAGCAAATCACAGAAAAGAAAATGGAAGGAGAGATTTTAAAACAGGAGAATGAAAAAAAACTCCGAGTTATGAAAATGGAAGCGGATATCAGTATCGAAGAGCAAAAACAAAAGCTAATGGACTTAAAAGCTTCTAATGAGAAAAAAAATGCAGATATAAGAAATTATTCAGTGAAAGCTGAGTTAGAACCGTTTAAAAATTTGGACTGGAAAACCATTATGGCTATGCAATCATCCGGTAAAGATACAGGATTAAACATTGCCCTTGCGTTCCGAGAACTGGCAGAAAAATCAGAAAAAATTAACAATTTAAATATATCACCGGAGCTTCTGGATTCCTTAGCCAGGTGGGATTCAAAGACAAATAAATAG
- a CDS encoding YceI family protein produces the protein MKKLILLFLFVVYGLSAQELSVEKKEIYFTFAHAFKTVKGHCEKIEIKGKIFKKDNILQAELPFMIIVPVEGMRTGNSNRDSHLLETLDYTKHKQIIMNLKEVEASGDTYKLKALLKIKNVEKEVFTIAKYSRDGESSILKGSFELSLKDFSIEAPSLLLIKVKDTVMIDYKFILKSK, from the coding sequence ATGAAGAAACTAATTTTATTATTTTTATTTGTAGTGTATGGTCTTAGTGCACAGGAACTTTCGGTAGAGAAAAAGGAAATCTATTTCACTTTTGCACATGCTTTCAAAACAGTAAAAGGTCATTGTGAGAAAATAGAGATAAAAGGGAAAATATTTAAAAAAGATAATATTCTTCAAGCAGAACTCCCCTTTATGATTATTGTTCCCGTAGAAGGAATGCGTACAGGTAATAGCAATCGTGATTCACATCTTTTAGAAACCCTTGATTATACAAAACATAAGCAAATAATCATGAATCTTAAAGAAGTAGAAGCCAGCGGAGATACTTACAAGCTGAAGGCTTTATTAAAAATAAAGAATGTAGAGAAAGAAGTTTTTACTATTGCAAAGTATAGCCGGGATGGTGAGTCTAGTATTTTGAAGGGTTCTTTTGAGCTTAGTTTAAAAGACTTTTCTATAGAAGCTCCCTCCTTACTTCTCATAAAAGTCAAAGATACAGTTATGATAGACTATAAATTTATCCTTAAATCTAAATAA
- a CDS encoding PilZ domain-containing protein — protein MKDKPIEHRKSQRYLLEDFGEVVIPETGEYFGCYIYNFSTGGLMVYLNHDFKEGEVFHIKFTVGEKTFERDCIVRACRNFTHNQKYVMQIGKSLNVSFRVNVEFKESLSDEDVKYINQNH, from the coding sequence TTGAAAGACAAACCTATTGAACACAGAAAAAGCCAGAGGTATCTTCTCGAAGATTTTGGAGAGGTGGTGATTCCCGAAACCGGTGAATATTTTGGTTGTTATATTTATAATTTTAGTACCGGTGGTCTCATGGTTTATTTGAACCACGACTTTAAAGAGGGTGAAGTCTTCCACATTAAATTCACAGTGGGAGAGAAAACTTTTGAAAGGGACTGCATTGTCCGTGCATGTCGAAACTTTACCCATAATCAGAAATATGTAATGCAAATAGGCAAAAGCCTGAATGTTTCTTTCCGAGTAAACGTTGAATTCAAAGAATCACTTTCTGATGAAGACGTCAAATACATAAATCAGAACCATTAG
- the purU gene encoding formyltetrahydrofolate deformylase, with the protein MKDFILRVKCRDELGLLNRITSALLSRQLNIVSNSEFVDPIHNLFFVRTEFTGDINESSLLSELRDKLPENALIQLNSKERKKLIILVTKENHCLGDLLIRWDGGDLNADILGVISNHNQLQNLSEKFGLPFHYITHEEKTREIHEAEISSIIQQYNPDYIILAKYMRILTESFVDKFPGKIINIHHSFLPAFIGAKPYQQAFDRGVKIIGATAHFVTKQLDDGPIIHQATSSITHRDSAEEMAKQGRDIEKLVLAKAVKLVLEDRVFISGNKTIIFE; encoded by the coding sequence ATGAAAGATTTTATTCTCAGGGTAAAGTGCAGAGATGAGCTGGGACTTTTAAACCGCATCACTTCTGCTCTTTTATCCAGACAACTCAATATTGTTTCAAACTCCGAATTTGTAGATCCTATCCATAACCTTTTTTTCGTACGAACTGAGTTTACCGGAGATATAAATGAAAGCTCTCTTTTAAGTGAATTACGAGACAAGCTTCCGGAAAATGCTCTTATACAGCTTAATTCAAAGGAAAGAAAAAAGCTAATAATCCTTGTTACCAAAGAAAACCATTGCCTTGGAGATTTACTCATACGCTGGGATGGCGGAGATTTAAATGCAGATATTTTAGGAGTTATCTCCAATCATAATCAACTTCAGAACTTAAGTGAAAAGTTTGGATTACCTTTTCATTATATCACTCATGAAGAAAAAACACGAGAGATCCACGAAGCTGAAATAAGCTCCATAATTCAACAATATAACCCGGACTATATTATTCTTGCCAAATACATGAGGATTCTTACAGAATCTTTTGTTGATAAGTTCCCTGGAAAAATTATCAACATTCATCATTCATTTCTACCTGCTTTTATTGGTGCAAAACCCTATCAGCAAGCTTTTGACAGGGGGGTTAAAATTATCGGAGCTACCGCTCACTTTGTCACCAAACAACTCGATGATGGCCCTATTATTCATCAGGCAACTTCCTCGATAACACATCGAGATTCAGCTGAAGAAATGGCTAAACAGGGCCGAGATATAGAAAAGTTAGTCTTAGCCAAAGCAGTAAAACTTGTATTAGAGGATAGAGTTTTTATTTCAGGTAATAAAACTATCATCTTTGAATAA
- a CDS encoding C69 family dipeptidase — MCDTFTAGPGYTLDERWIFGKNSDREPNEAQSILRIPAFFPEEKSWNLSFISLPAPKESYEVLLSKPFHLWGAEMGVNEYGLVIGNEAVFTKVGLEKRNDGLTGMDMIRYALQSTKTAEMALECITTLLEKYGQDACGGYRDRNFFYHNSFIITDPEESFVLETVGKHWVAKKIKGYYAISNGLSINDDYEYCNEGLKEFAKSKGFQNGKLPFASSFSDFFFTTFGMCKNRRALNLTRGDEYKGKLGIQEAFSILRTHSHKKEGEEFEPANSKMNSLCLHASGFHTPSQTTASMVVELRKGKDPIIFLTGTASPCISIFKPFFFKTRVLTEGEDSWKEPANSVDDSLWWKGERIHRRVIRNYKALAPSIIKEIKELENLFVKKVRELENASVSERETFSKEALDLSLKKMDEWIQNLETNSISKSFHPIYHHYWKGLNREVGME, encoded by the coding sequence ATGTGTGATACATTTACAGCAGGACCGGGTTATACATTAGACGAAAGATGGATTTTTGGAAAGAATTCAGATAGAGAACCCAATGAGGCTCAATCCATACTTCGAATCCCGGCTTTTTTTCCGGAAGAAAAAAGCTGGAACTTAAGTTTTATCTCCTTACCTGCTCCAAAAGAATCATACGAAGTTCTACTTTCTAAACCCTTCCACCTCTGGGGGGCTGAAATGGGGGTTAATGAATACGGGCTCGTGATAGGAAATGAAGCTGTATTTACAAAGGTAGGCTTAGAGAAAAGAAATGATGGACTCACAGGAATGGATATGATCCGCTATGCACTACAAAGTACTAAAACAGCGGAAATGGCATTGGAGTGTATCACTACTCTTTTAGAAAAGTATGGACAGGATGCCTGTGGTGGTTATCGGGATAGGAACTTCTTTTATCATAATAGTTTTATTATAACCGATCCGGAAGAAAGCTTTGTATTAGAAACAGTTGGTAAACACTGGGTCGCAAAAAAGATCAAGGGTTATTATGCCATATCCAATGGTTTGAGTATTAATGATGATTATGAATACTGTAATGAGGGTTTGAAAGAATTTGCTAAATCAAAAGGCTTTCAAAATGGAAAACTTCCTTTTGCTTCTTCTTTTTCTGATTTCTTTTTTACTACATTTGGAATGTGTAAAAATCGTAGAGCTTTAAATCTAACAAGGGGAGATGAATATAAAGGAAAACTTGGTATTCAAGAAGCTTTTTCTATTTTACGAACCCATTCCCATAAAAAGGAAGGAGAGGAATTTGAACCGGCAAATTCTAAGATGAATTCTCTCTGCTTACATGCAAGCGGTTTTCATACACCCAGTCAAACTACAGCTTCAATGGTTGTGGAATTACGGAAAGGGAAAGATCCAATTATTTTTTTAACCGGTACAGCATCTCCCTGCATTTCTATTTTCAAACCTTTCTTTTTTAAAACAAGAGTTCTTACTGAAGGAGAAGATTCCTGGAAAGAACCTGCTAACTCTGTTGATGATAGTTTATGGTGGAAGGGAGAAAGAATTCATAGAAGAGTGATTCGAAATTATAAAGCACTGGCTCCTTCTATTATAAAGGAAATAAAAGAATTGGAAAATTTATTTGTAAAAAAGGTAAGGGAATTAGAAAATGCCTCTGTTTCAGAAAGAGAAACATTTTCTAAAGAAGCTCTGGATCTATCTTTAAAGAAGATGGATGAATGGATACAAAATCTTGAAACTAATTCTATTTCAAAAAGTTTTCACCCCATTTATCATCACTATTGGAAAGGCTTAAACCGAGAGGTTGGAATGGAATAA